AATTCCTTCCTAAAATTTGTTTGCTGAGCAGTAAGTCAATATTAAAAATACAGGCCCCACTTGATTCAATATCCTATTAAAAAGTTATCACattgtttcatgaaaaaggTTGTAGTTTGAAGGTTAGTATTCCTGGAAAAACTATCGTGTCATATCAAATTACATGATTGCACTATTTAATGTCTTCAAagaaatctgctgaattattcaaagttgcaataacaataagaaaattggcacacaaaatgtaaaatatttaaaagtagACATGCTAGGGAGGAACAAACCATACATGACATCAAGAAAgctgaaaaggaaaaacttaGGACCCACCTCATTCCGAAGGGCTGAGGAAGCCGTTCCACGGCATTCTGGTTCAACTGCAAGAAGAACATCTAGCAGGCCCAATGCAGATGAAGGAAAATCCTTAAATGTCTCCAGGAGACAACGCTTGTAAGGTTGCTGAGGCTTGAAAATGGTTGCATGTGGCAATTTTGACTTCTTCCAATATTCTTCTGACGGAGACCcacaaagtttgaaaattttgtgcaattgcTCCACCTACAAATATTTCATGATCAGATAAGAATTGGTGAATCGCATAGACAATTATTTATTATAGACTCAGAAGTgcttaaatatttattatagactcagaaatatttaagattgcatttttaCATTAGCTTTACACAACACTACATATTAAGGTAGATATGACACATCCACCCTCTTACAGAAAATGCCATAAATGAATCAACAAAACCCTGAAATAGAAGCTTGTAAAATCAAATTCTGTTgccattttctatgaaattgaTGCTGATCATAATTTATGTCCTGCATAAGTAGACTATGGAATGCTCTTCAAGACTCTTAGATTAGATTTTATGTAATCGAAAGTATAGACATCAAGCTGTTGTACACAAGGCAAAAATGCTCGAGTAAACATTGGGTATAGAATTTTCGAAACACTATATGACTGAAACAATGTTTTTCCCAATGTTCTAATATTGTAAACAAATTAGGCACCACATAAGGAATGGCACCTCTGTTCTTCCAGGCATTATGGGCTTCCCAGCAAACAATTCAGCTAGGATGCAACCAGAACTCCACAAATCCACAGAAGCTCCATAATCTGAAGAACCAAGCAACAGCTCAGGAGGTCGGTACCAGAGAGTGACTACGCGACTCGTTAGAGGCTGCTTTTGATTGGTCCGGAAAAAAGTTGCCAATCCAAAGTCTCCAATTTTGAGATTGCCATTGTTGTCAACTAACAAGTTAGAGCCTTTTATGTCACGGTGTAGAACACCATGGCTGTGGCAATATTCAAGTCCACGAAGTAGTTGTTGCATGTAACATTTGATCTagaggaagaaattaaaaaaataagtcaGTCAAAGAAAGTCTATATCATCTTTATAGTTTAGTAAGAAACTACAGCAAGTAGAAAGTGGTGAATCACAATTACAGATAATGCTTAGGAATGAAGACCTTATATAGAAGAAAGAGTTTTGATCTAAAATTAAATGTCCACATTCTCCCTTTTATATTCAAGACTATATAGCAAACGGTAAATGTGAAGATGCAGcatcaaatggtaaatgagaagATCTAAGGAATGAAGATAGAAACTCAAGCATCAATTGTGAGAAAACCTGGGAAGCTACATAAACCTACAAACTTTTGTTCTACTGTCCAATTGATGCGGTGGCCTCTTAGAACAACTCCACCTTATCCATACTCTACCCAACTTGTTGGTCACATGAATAACATTTAATTCAACCAAGGAAGTATTAAACACAACAAGCGTGTACCTGAGATTCAGTGAGCTTTATACTCGGAGTGGCAGCGAGGCCAGCAAGATCATGGTCCATATATTCAAACACAAGATACAGACTGCCAGAAACCCTTGAAGTTATCAAACCCTCCAGCTTCATGACATTTGGATGGTCAAGCTTTCGCAAGATAAGTATCTCCCTTGCCATGAATCGAACACTCTCTGGGTCCATATTAGCAAATCGAACCTTTTTCAAGGCTACAATTGTATCCGTTTCCAGGTCACGTGCTCTATATACACTGCTGTAAGTACCTTGCCCAATCTGTATCATTGGGAAGGATTTTAGAATATAGATTCTTTTCACAGGTAGTCAACAAAAACATTAAGTGTCCATACTCATGAACTATCTCTTAGCTATAAATATCCCTGAGAGAGCTGAGAATAAATGCTCAAATgcacaaaagggaaaaaaactaGAGTATCCAGAGTTAAACAAAATGCATTTAAGATGCCTACTAACTCTGTCTCTATCAATTCATGGAAGGACTCTACCTTTTTACTGGAATGTCAAATCAACAAGTTATGTGCCTTAGAATTCTCTGAATGAGGATAGAATGAGTACATTCGAAATCAAGGCTCTCTTAATCCCAAAAATTCATGTTGTTATTCCATCACTAACATCTCAAGAAACTATCCAAATGGTAACAATGACCTTTCGATCATATGAGCCATTGACAATGTTTTATTGATCAATGGCCTATCAATGGAGTGGTGTCTAACTGAACTGACCAATTCCAACCAAAACCTCTCACTCTAACATCATCCCGCATAGCATCCCAGCTTTTTGTTTGATGAATGCCAATGGTGTCCAGGCTACTTGAGCACCCAATTAGTCCCCATCAGATGTGACAGACCCTCTGTCACATGCACATCAAGTAATTGCCATAAACACgtaagtttgaaatttttctctaGGAAACATGCGGTGATTACAAGTTTAAGACCCTCATTCTCGCTTAAGCCCAAGCCTTAAGCGAGAATGACAACTATGCTCACCACTTGAGCAACCCCTTGGAGTTCACATAGCATGCCGGCTTAAAAAGGCTTAATATGGTTGAAAGTTTTCTCTAGAAAACATGCGGTGATTACAAGTTTAAGACCAGATACATCCATCATTCGACATAGTATGGTCCCAGTGTCCTATTTAACACTTGCAAGATAAAAACTGTTTATGCCTCTCCAGAAATGAACATCACAAATTTTTCCATTCACCTGAAActtgtcaaataaaaaaaataaaaaaaattgactaggGTGAGCTAAAATGCGAGCCAAGCAGTTCAAACGTGCTTTTCAATTAATGTCTAGCTAACATGGATCTACGCAGCATCAAAAGTTTTCAAGAAAGGTAGTAGTTTATGTCCACAACTTAGCAAATAGTAAACAAAAAGATTCAATACTAGCTAAAGAACATACACTTGGGTTAAAAGAAATgtgcatctttttctttttataggaGATCCACCATAAAAGATAAAGGCAGAGAAATGACCTTTTCCAGCTTCTCAAATGAATCGGCCCTTCGAGGCACCCATCCGTTAATAGCTTCTCCGGCCACTGCTGTCAGCCAAGAAGGCCATCCGGCTACCACTTGTGCTCCTCTCTCACCAAGGGGAAAGCCACCTACTTTACCCACTTTCAACTGTGCTTGTGTGTGTCCCCCACTTGCCACGTCCATTGTAGCTCGTCTTTGAAGGGATTTTGACAGTTTCTCATTGAAATCAACGTTTTTCCTATCCTCCACTTCATTCTCAACCTCATGTGGGCTTGATATCAGTCGATCTGCAGCATCGTTGCCTCCACCATTGGCTGAAACCGCCAGTTCATCTCTCCTTAAGGATCCAACAGACCTTTTTGAAGATTTGCTAAGCTTCAAACCCCCGTCTTTAATCCTGTAATGGGcgggaagaattcctttggtgcAAATGCAACCCATTATCCCACTTCAAATTTGCCCTCTTCGTCAAATCAAAGTACCGGTTCTGAGAGAAACCcctcttttctaaaattgagaCTGTCATCGATCAGCATTCCCAAAAGAAACCAGAGGATCTTAATTCCTATCAATCTCTACAACTTTCCCTTGGTGAATTGCTTCAATGCGAAAACCAAGAAATGCTTAATCCTACGGCAAAAACGAATGAGGAAAAACCCTGATCCAGAAAATCAACCAAAGTTCTCCGTCCTTATTTGCAACCCAAATTAACTTCGAGGTGGCAAATGACCGTCCCTACTTCCCTCCTATGCTGAGAAACCCCCAATGCCTGAAAACCCCATCAAGGAAGAAACCCCCGAATCAGACGCCGAAATCACAAACGCCAATGAACACGAAAAACCCAGATCACGAAAGCGCACGGGCATTGCAATTACCTTGGAACAAGAACAGGGATGGGAACCAAACGTCCGAACTTCCGAGCTGCCACGAGGAAAATCCTAAATGGGAAATGTCTAAAAAACCATAACGTCTGCTCCAAGTTGGTTTTTGCTTCGAAATGTGAGGCGGGAGGGGCAagaaaggagggagagagagggagagagagagagagaggggaaaagagagggagagaattgCGGATCAAGCTCGGACCCTGAAAAGGCGAAGAGCCGGTGGATGTGAGAGACAGAGGGTTGGGACAGATTGTTGCGTCAACTCGCTAATCAAATCCAATGCCACGGGATTTCGCTTCGACGAAGCGATCCAAAAGATCTCTCTTTTTGGACGAACTTTTCCCTCCTGTACaagcaagaaagagaggagTGAAGGGCTACGTTTGAGCAAGTTTTCCTTGCAGGAGAAGTACTTTTTATCAGCTCGCCCAACTGAACATAGTGGTCATTTTGTTTAGGGCtcaattttaaaatcatatgTGCTTTTATTAACTCATTATGTCGTCACATGAAAGTTCCTTTCTATTTCACATTAGGTGTGCGTGTCTAATTCGTGCGTTTCATTTACCTCGTACAATATACAAGCTTGTTACATATGAAAGGAGAATTATCTAGCTAAGGGTATTtgtaaatttattgattttcaaGGAGATCTGGCGAAGCAAAATCTATTGAATTCGACTTGACTCGCGGATCACACATTTACCcgaaatttgaaatgatttacATGGAAAATGTCTtaattttttgtggaaaaaggagagaaccTGTTTGGTCCTCAAAATTATTGAATATTGTGTCCCATTTTGTTGGAACCAACCCACATGTGTGCaaggtaaaataaaaattaaaataattcaattaaagaTATGAAAtgctattattttctcaaatgaggGCCTAAGTTAAATcttgtttcaaaaaaatatcTGAGGTAGCCGTGGGAGttttaaataaaagtttgaCCTTATCAGCCAACTAAATATTCCAACCGATCAAGGAATTTTCGTCCAAAGgcaattttaacctaaattttattcaaaatggattaaaaattaagaaggctaaaagtttttgaaaaagaaacaaaatatagGCCCTCCAGCCTGTGGCCGCCACCCCAACTCCAGTAGGGCATTAGCAATGGCCAGTCGGGTCGCTAGCACCCCAACTGCGATGGGGCTGTGACCACATGTGGAGGCCCTGGTTTTTTCTttagtgtgtgtgtgtttttaaattttagccttttttttctcttttgagtttgtctttttttatgaaaaaattttggattttttaaccTAATTTAATTAAGATGTTGTgtaaaaattaggatttggatCAAAACAACGTTGTCTTAGTATTTTAGTTAACCTTAACGCCACGTAAAACACCACGTGGGAaagattaaatataaataaaaaaatcacattagcATTTTTCACTAGTCATATTATGCAATATTAGCAAAACACAAAATTGAGTCCCGCCTAGATTTAGTGAGGGAAAGTCTTGGCTATGGCTGGCAAAGGCGGGCCTCACTTGTGGCTTTCGATAATGCCTCGCTCTCTCCAGATGTTGCTGATGGCCGGCCATCGCGTAAGACTAGCCACcagcaaaaaaaggaaagaaaataaataaataagcaaatgaaaaaaaaaaaatggccttGACGAGCCGATGAGGCCAACCCTTCTTTTAGACTAACATAGCaaaaactcttatttgaaataagatttatttcaagcatttatttgaaaaaaaaaaatcgaaggcATTTGAGACTCTTAATTGGAATTTTCCCACAATAGCATGTAgttgcaatttaaaaaataggGATAAGCATAGcataagttctaaaacttgtcatgaaaatttgATTGAATCCTAAAGtttatcaaattctaaaacttgtcacattGGTGCAATCGAGACTTTTCCAttaattctatctaatttagtTGACGGAAAATGCTAATGTAGCTTTTGTTTaacattttctcttccttatgTGGCAATAATGTGGTTGTATAATGAAATATAGGATCAAAGCAACGTTTTTGTGATCCAAATCTGATTCCTATACCAATATCaaacttaaaaataagctaaattaaaaaaaataaaaaagaacgaagaaaaaggataaaaactAGTGAGCCCTCACCGCCAACTACCCCCTCGCCATCCTTTCTCAGTGATGGTGGGGCTGCAATGATGAACTCTCATTACgagtttatcttttctttttctttttttatttagcttttcttatatattttattatttaaatttgtattaaaagTTAGATTTGGACCAAATAATGTCATTTAGCCAAGCCATCACCTTGTAGAAGaggaaaatactaaaaaaagccatatcaacattttccattagctaaattggaaaaaatttaataaaagaacTCAACTAAACCAATTTGATaggttttaggatttaattacacattttgcaagttttagaacttaatcggactttcataataagttttatgacttccTATgtaattatcataaaaaaaataagaaaaaaaaactaccaaGAATCTCAAATTATACTCATCATGTCACATttgctttaaatttttttttatgcgaCACAAAAACAATGAACTAATACCCATATAACACAATTACTCTTTATACTAcgacaaaagatgaaaatggagagtTGGCCGAAAAAGATGAACACTAAAGgaataaggaaaaatattacgacaaaagccacaaaaaaagaaaaggaaaaataagaaagaggaaTTGTACACCGCCACATGTCCAGGTGGCTCTGAGCAGGGCTAGACGCGCGCTAGAAGATATTGAACAGTAACGGCTATGAAGCTTCAagtcctttttttgtttttgtttcattttattttttaatatttttatagatTTCCGTAGGAAGATAATTTTTATCGCGAAAAAGATTTGAGGTAAATGACTTACAATGAGAATAATTTACCAAtgtattttaagattttatacGCTCATCCATCACCGTCCATACCATTACTCTTGACGATTTCCAAATTATGGATGATTGATTCCATAGTAAGCCAAATCCCGGTTTATGTAAAGAATTGAGAATCAAACGAGTTGGTTCTAAAATTGCCAATTCCCGAACCGCCACAATCAAGAACCGCACTATTTTGTATTATGGTAAAAAATCATATTCTTATAATCAAATATGAAAATAGTACCATTtcactacaaaaacatttgttATTCTTCATATCGAAGACAATGCTTAAATTCTTGACAATTGCAAAAGCGATTTAATCAACTAATAAGATGATTCCCAAGTAGAACTAGCAGTTTGGCCTTGGAATTGAAACCGAACCAATCCTAAGCTGCTTCTAGTTTCGCTAATTGAGAACCCAATGTTTTCCTTAATTACGACCTCGAATCAATCGATTCAGGCCCGTTCTATACGGTCTTCGGATTGAACTGGATTGTTGCTCACCGTATCCCAAAATTGAGATGTAAAGAAATTACTCCCTCGGATAATCGCTCTAAAGTGTCGATGTCAATTTGTAACATTGCTTGATCTAGGCGGTCGGACTGCACCCTAACTAGAGAGAGATATGGACAAGTCTTCCGATTCCGGTCGGACTTCATTCGGACCGAACACAAGCTAAAATTTAGTGACCGTTGACGGAGTCTCAGCAAAATGAGGCGGGATTCCATGCCATGGCCGTCGGTCAAAGTTGTAACGGAGGAATGCAATCGTAAGAAAGAGCCACGTGTCCTCCATGCATCGCTCGTGCCACCATGTGCCATCCTCCATGCATGGCCTATAAAAGCCGCCTTCCTTCTGATGCCTTcgttcatcttcaacctcttcCGGTCACAGTAAAGAAAGCGATCTTCAGAGCTGAAGGAGGAGTTCTCATGGCGGATCTGACCGTAACTCGCATCGCCGTCGCCTGCGACAGCAGCTGCGGCTGCCCTTATCCTTGCCCCGGCGGAGCCCCGTGCAGGTGAGGCGGCGGAGTCGATCCGAGGATTCTATGGCGCCGGCTAGCTACTCGAGTTTCTCACGTTGTCTGAGCGGTTTCGATGCTGGTTGTTTTGCGACAGGTGCACGGCCCTGGCGGCCGGAGGAGGGGCGGGCCACAAGGAGTGCTTGTCCGGGAACAACTGCGGCTGCAGACCCTGCGGTCGCGGGCTGGCAGCGGCTGCGGTGGCTGCTGAGAACGGGCGGTTCTACTGCCGGTGCGGGCCGAGCTGCACATGCACCCCTTGTGGTGCTTGAAGAAGTGGTGTTGCTTGCGGCAACATATAATTATGACCATATATATAGTGTCTTGAACTATATAGTAAAGAATATGTCGTCAAAATTATATAGTTAATCTCTTTCAAATATTAATGTTATTTGAGTTTCAAAATtataaccaaaaaaaaggttttttaaACATTAACGTAATTTGGGtttcaaaattatatatatataactatgATGAATGCATGAAAAGTCCTGAATCAGATACAATCATGCATGCTTTTCATTTAtaagatattcaatttgattaatacaAGAATTTAATTGCATCAACCTTCCCCTTTTCGAAGTCTAATACTAACAACATATTTTTTCTCGactatttgtttttttacttGGACGATAAAAATTATgcggcaattttttaataatgaattACGAGAACAAATACTAAATTATATAACTAACAAAAAGCAGCTCAAGATGGAGGTTTTTTTTCTCCCTCGAGGGACTAGTTGTAATTTTCAAGAATACATTGTTCCATATattgtttttttgaatttttggttgcAATCAATGGATTTATTGTTGTCTCTGTGATTGTGATGATAACTCGAAATGTTTAATAATGCAGGTAAATAGCTAAGGTGTCATctgcaaatggatttttatctatttatttatattatataaagaaaaattttaaattggataTTCACTTATCATAAAATCAAAATGCCCGTAATTAAAATTCGATATACGATCTCTCCTTTGAGAGTACGCAATTGGGTGCATAACTGGATGCAATTTGGAAGCTCGTTTTCAACCGGCCCACAAATCATTACTGAAAGCCCAGGCCCATGTAGTAAAGATAGCTATAAATATTCCGTGAGAAAAAGGGAGAtagggatttatttatatactgATATTTAATTTTGACATAAACTCTCAGAtagatagatatatatatatatatatatatatatatattataatatgcTGAAGATCACATTAAATTGGGAAAAGATGTAAATTGAAATTATCCCGGAAATTTCTTAAATCAAGGACCTAAGTGCCAATTTTGCTACTTGAAGTTGACAATGGAGCTTGAATGGGGACGTTTTATAGCCCTAGGTCACGTCAAGTTCTCTTGAACCAAAGAGTCGGACTACCATAAATTGACAAATGTATTTGCGCATAAATAATTCAACATCGTAATCCCTGAAGAATTATTCTTCAAAGATTTGTAGAAGCTACTGTCGGTAAAACATTATCTGATAAATAAATCCAATGTGATTTTGTTATCTATGATGTCGAGCAGCAAGACACGTGGTATAGTTTCCCACGTGGGGCATATTCAAGGGATAAGCTTTTTAGCT
This Eucalyptus grandis isolate ANBG69807.140 chromosome 7, ASM1654582v1, whole genome shotgun sequence DNA region includes the following protein-coding sequences:
- the LOC104452513 gene encoding probable serine/threonine-protein kinase At1g09600 isoform X3; amino-acid sequence: MGCICTKGILPAHYRIKDGGLKLSKSSKRSVGSLRRDELAVSANGGGNDAADRLISSPHEVENEVEDRKNVDFNEKLSKSLQRRATMDVASGGHTQAQLKVGKVGGFPLGERGAQVVAGWPSWLTAVAGEAINGWVPRRADSFEKLEKIGQGTYSSVYRARDLETDTIVALKKVRFANMDPESVRFMAREILILRKLDHPNVMKLEGLITSRVSGSLYLVFEYMDHDLAGLAATPSIKLTESQIKCYMQQLLRGLEYCHSHGVLHRDIKGSNLLVDNNGNLKIGDFGLATFFRTNQKQPLTSRVVTLWYRPPELLLGSSDYGASVDLWSSGCILAELFAGKPIMPGRTEVEQLHKIFKLCGSPSEEYWKKSKLPHATIFKPQQPYKRCLLETFKDFPSSALGLLDVLLAVEPECRGTASSALRNEFFTSNPLPSDPSSLPKYPSSKEFDARLRDEEARKRKATAGKARGLESIRKGSKESKVVPTSNANADLKASVQKQQEQSNPRSIGEKPGGMTQNNFILSGQSAQPSLNGSTQIGNANEVEALIVPDRELDSPRGGAELRRQRSFMQRRASQLSRFSNSVAVGGDSHLDCSREKGANTQWRDEGFVARCSHPDGGELAGKHDWSHHLLHRPISLFKKGGEHSRRDSIASYSPKKSRIHYSGPLLPSGDNLDEMLKEHERQIQNAVRKARLDHGQTESLLYWANGR
- the LOC104452513 gene encoding probable serine/threonine-protein kinase At1g09600 isoform X1; translated protein: MGCICTKGILPAHYRIKDGGLKLSKSSKRSVGSLRRDELAVSANGGGNDAADRLISSPHEVENEVEDRKNVDFNEKLSKSLQRRATMDVASGGHTQAQLKVGKVGGFPLGERGAQVVAGWPSWLTAVAGEAINGWVPRRADSFEKLEKIGQGTYSSVYRARDLETDTIVALKKVRFANMDPESVRFMAREILILRKLDHPNVMKLEGLITSRVSGSLYLVFEYMDHDLAGLAATPSIKLTESQIKCYMQQLLRGLEYCHSHGVLHRDIKGSNLLVDNNGNLKIGDFGLATFFRTNQKQPLTSRVVTLWYRPPELLLGSSDYGASVDLWSSGCILAELFAGKPIMPGRTEVEQLHKIFKLCGSPSEEYWKKSKLPHATIFKPQQPYKRCLLETFKDFPSSALGLLDVLLAVEPECRGTASSALRNEFFTSNPLPSDPSSLPKYPSSKEFDARLRDEEARKRKATAGKARGLESIRKGSKESKVVPTSNANADLKASVQKQQEQSNPRSIGEKPGGMTQNNFILSGQSAQPSLNGSTQIGNANEVEALIVPDRELDSPRGGAELRRQRSFMQRRASQLSRFSNSVAVGGDSHLDCSREKGANTQWRDEGFVARCSHPDGGELAGKHDWSHHLLHRPISLFKKGGEHSRRDSIASYSPRKGRIHYSGPLLPSGDNLDEMLKEHERQIQNAVRKARLDKVKTKREYADHGQTESLLYWANGR
- the LOC104452513 gene encoding probable serine/threonine-protein kinase At1g09600 isoform X2, whose amino-acid sequence is MGCICTKGILPAHYRIKDGGLKLSKSSKRSVGSLRRDELAVSANGGGNDAADRLISSPHEVENEVEDRKNVDFNEKLSKSLQRRATMDVASGGHTQAQLKVGKVGGFPLGERGAQVVAGWPSWLTAVAGEAINGWVPRRADSFEKLEKIGQGTYSSVYRARDLETDTIVALKKVRFANMDPESVRFMAREILILRKLDHPNVMKLEGLITSRVSGSLYLVFEYMDHDLAGLAATPSIKLTESQIKCYMQQLLRGLEYCHSHGVLHRDIKGSNLLVDNNGNLKIGDFGLATFFRTNQKQPLTSRVVTLWYRPPELLLGSSDYGASVDLWSSGCILAELFAGKPIMPGRTEVEQLHKIFKLCGSPSEEYWKKSKLPHATIFKPQQPYKRCLLETFKDFPSSALGLLDVLLAVEPECRGTASSALRNEFFTSNPLPSDPSSLPKYPSSKEFDARLRDEEARKRKATAGKARGLESIRKGSKESKVVPTSNANADLKASVQKQQEQSNPRSIGEKPGGMTQNNFILSGQSAQPSLNGSTQIGNANEVEALIVPDRELDSPRGGAELRRQRSFMQRRASQLSRFSNSVAVGGDSHLDCSREKGANTQWRDEGFVARCSHPDGGELAGKHDWSHHLLHRPISLFKKGGEHSRRDSIASYSPKKSRIHYSGPLLPSGDNLDEMLKEHERQIQNAVRKARLEKVKTKREYADHGQTESLLYWANGR